One genomic window of Anoplolepis gracilipes chromosome 5, ASM4749672v1, whole genome shotgun sequence includes the following:
- the Su(h) gene encoding suppressor of hairless protein: MPHQFGLPTMAHSMQSPPSPTSVMSVYPRYGSGIYRPDQQDQRLTREAMERYLRDRSDMMIVILHAKVAQKSYGNEKRFFCPPPCIYLFGDGWRMRQEQMLREGESEQNAQLCAFIGIGNSDQDMQQLDLNNGKQYCAAKTLYISDSDKRKHFMLSVKMFYGSGHDIGVFLSKRIKVISKPSKKKQSLKNADLCIASGTKVALFNRLRSQTVSTRYLHVENGNFHASSTQWGAFTIHLLDDNESESEEFQVRDGYVHYGSTVKLVCSVTGMALPRLVIRKVDKQMASLEADDPVSQLHKCAFYMKDTDHMYLCLSQERIIQFQATPCPKEANKEMINDGACWTIISTDKAEYQFFEGMGPVRSPVTPVPLVHSLHLNGGGDVAMLELTGDNFTPNLQVWFGDVEAETMYRCQESMLCVVPDISLFRGEWLWVRQPTQVPVSLVRNDGIIYATGLTFTYTPEPGPRPHCPPADEIMRAPRAMHNQANIPPAAMPTDVPWNTHGQPPQSGL, translated from the coding sequence ATGCCACATCAGTTTGGACTGCCAACGATGGCACACAGTATGCAGTCTCCGCCTTCACCGACCTCGGTCATGTCTGTTTATCCTCGATATGGTTCCGGTATTTACAGGCCCGATCAACAGGACCAGCGATTGACCCGCGAGGCGATGGAGCGTTACTTGCGCGACCGTAGCGACATGATGATCGTGATCCTACACGCTAAAGTCGCTCAAAAGTCATATGGTAACGAGAAGCGATTCTTCTGTCCACCGCCGTGCATCTATCTCTTCGGTGATGGCTGGAGGATGCGCCAGGAGCAGATGTTGCGCGAAGGCGAGAGCGAACAGAATGCTCAGCTGTGCGCTTTCATCGGCATCGGTAACTCAGACCAGGATATGCAGCAACTAGATCTGAATAACGGCAAACAGTATTGCGCGGCGAAGACTCTTTATATCTCCGACTCAGACAAGCGCAAACACTTTATGCTCTCCGTCAAGATGTTTTACGGCAGCGGCCATGACATTGGCGTGTTCCTCAGCAAGCGTATCAAGGTGATCTCGAAGCCGTCCAAGAAGAAGCAGTCCTTGAAGAACGCAGATCTATGCATTGCCAGTGGCACGAAGGTAGCGCTTTTCAATCGATTGCGCTCGCAGACGGTCAGCACGCGTTATCTTCACGTAGAGAATGGTAACTTCCATGCGAGCTCGACACAATGGGGCGCGTTTACTATTCACCTTCTGGACGATAATGAGAGCGAGTCGGAGGAATTTCAAGTGCGCGACGGTTACGTGCACTATGGTAGTACTGTGAAACTGGTATGTTCTGTGACGGGAATGGCATTGCCGCGACTGGTCATTCGCAAGGTGGACAAACAGATGGCCAGTTTAGAGGCCGACGATCCTGTCTCGCAGTTGCATAAATGCGCCTTCTATATGAAGGACACGGATCATATGTACTTGTGCCTATCGCAAGAGCGTATAATACAATTCCAGGCTACACCTTGCCCGAAAGAAGCGAACAAGGAAATGATCAATGATGGTGCCTGCTGGACTATTATCAGCACGGACAAGGCAGAATATCAATTCTTCGAGGGCATGGGTCCGGTACGGTCGCCGGTGACACCTGTACCGCTGGTCCACAGTCTGCATCTGAATGGTGGCGGTGACGTGGCGATGCTGGAGCTTACGGGCGACAATTTTACGCCAAATCTGCAAGTTTGGTTCGGCGACGTCGAGGCCGAGACTATGTACAGATGCCAGGAGAGCATGCTTTGCGTCGTGCCTGACATCTCCCTGTTTCGCGGTGAGTGGCTGTGGGTACGTCAGCCAACGCAGGTGCCGGTTTCTCTCGTTCGCAATGACGGCATCATCTACGCTACCGGTTTGACCTTCACGTACACGCCCGAACCTGGGCCGCGTCCGCACTGTCCACCCGCCGATGAAATCATGCGAGCGCCACGTGCCATGCACAATCAGGCTAATATACCACCCGCTGCGATGCCTACCGACGTGCCCTGGAACACTCACGGACAGCCACCGCAGTCGGGTCTCTGA